In the Silurus meridionalis isolate SWU-2019-XX chromosome 6, ASM1480568v1, whole genome shotgun sequence genome, one interval contains:
- the LOC124387013 gene encoding LOW QUALITY PROTEIN: coagulation factor XIII A chain-like (The sequence of the model RefSeq protein was modified relative to this genomic sequence to represent the inferred CDS: inserted 3 bases in 2 codons): MTDQETPENTEVPITPAVRPKQASHQGRRVGKISNSNGNXEEIAEFEPFMLMPRGPPPLTEYLDVWDVNMLKQPYEENKQRHHTHLYSNDNLIVRRAQEFLIKITFNRPFNPGKDKFAIEFAIGAGAQYSKGTYIPVFPTAERQSVWRGQIVESSDNVVTMGITPTPDCIVGKYRMHVAVVTPYGIRRTRRDPTLDTYIIFNPWSTGDTVYLDDEEEREECVMNELGIIYHGAYDDVSERPWNYGQFEFGVLDACLFILDKAEMPLTNRGDPIKISRKGSAMLNSRDDDGVLLGNWSGDYMYGVAPTSWTGSVEILLDYAGSRGQSVGYAQCWVYAAVFNTFLRCLGIPSRVVTNFFSAHDNNGNLKMDIILDENGKVDRNHTKDSIWNYHCWNECFMARPDLPEGFXGWQVVDATPQETSDGMYRCGPASVAAIKHGQVCYPFDAPFVFAEVNSDLVYYIRSKDGTLEPVKVNTSYVGRMVLTKAVLDKGRRDIINNYKFPEGTAEERRVLEKAEEFGCQREKAVVSQADVEVEIVTQEVQRGDDFTLELRFTNRSSQQRVLDIYISGNVVYYTGVPSAEVIFETPVVKLGPQENKTEKVVVRGEDYQSKLVEQGNLHFIATGKVQETGRIITAMRVVNVHNPKLTVQVTGSAKVSEEMYVTVEFTNPFKFSLENVYVRVEGSGIMSINTKLYRIIGPGSSISWTERFSPRRAGTTKLMASLDCAALRQVYGEVEVTIKP, translated from the exons ATGACTGATCAGGAGACCCCTGAGAATACGGAGGTGCCCATCACACCTGCTGTACGCCCCAAACAGGCATCTCACCAGGGACGCAGAGTGGGCAAAATCTCCAACTCCAACGGGA ATGAAGAGATCGCAGAGTTTGAGCCTTTCATGCTCATGCCTAGAGGTCCCCCACCGCTTACTG AGTATCTGGATGTCTGGGATGTCAATATGCTCAAACAGCCATATGAGGAGAACAAGCAGAGgcatcacacacacctctactcAAATGACAACTTGATCGTACGCCGGGCCCAGGAGTTCCTTATCAAAATCACCTTCAACCGTCCTTTCAATCCTGGAAAGGACAAGTTTGCTATTGAATTTGCTATTG GTGCTGGAGCACAGTACAGTAAAGGAACCTACATCCCTGTCTTCCCGACTGCGGAGCGGCAGAGTGTGTGGCGTGGCCAGATAGTAGAGAGCTCAGACAATGTTGTCACCATGGGCATAACCCCCACGCCCGACTGCATTGTGGGAAAGTACAGGATGCATGTTGCTGTGGTCACTCCATATGGCATTCGGAGGACTAGGAGGGACCCAACATTGGACACGTATATAATCTTCAACCCCTGGTCAACAG GTGACACTGTATACctggatgatgaagaggagaggGAGGAGTGTGTGATGAATGAATTGGGCATCATTTATCATGGCGCGTACGATGACGTGTCTGAACGTCCCTGGAACTATGGACAG TTTGAGTTCGGCGTTCTGGATGCGTGTCTGTTTATCTTGGATAAAGCTGAAATGCCTCTCACTAACCGTGGAGATCCTATCAAAATCAGCAGGAAGGGCTCAGCTATG CTGAACTCACGTGATGATGATGGAGTCCTGCTGGGAAACTGGAGTGGTGATTACATGTATGGTGTGGCACCCACCTCCTGGACAGGCAGTGTGGAGATCCTCCTGGACTATGCTGGAAGTCGAGGACAATCAGTTGGTTATGCTCAGTGTTGGGTCTATGCTGCAGTGTTTAATACTT TTTTACGCTGCCTGGGTATCCCTAGCAGAGTGGTTACTAACTTCTTCTCTGCTCACGACAACAATGGAAACCTGAAGATGGACATTATATTGGATGAAAATGGCAAAGTGGACAGAAATCACACCAAGGACTCCATCTG gaATTATCATTGCTGGAATGAGTGCTTCATGGCCAGACCTGATCTACCTGAAGGCTT GGGGTGGCAGGTTGTGGATGCTACACCACAGGAGACCAGTGacg GTATGTACCGTTGTGGACCTGCATCTGTGGCAGCCATTAAACATGGTCAAGTCTGCTATCCTTTTGATGCCCCATTTGTGTTTGCAGAG GTGAACAGTGACTTGGTGTACTACATTAGAAGCAAAGATGGCACACTCGAACCAGTGAAGGTAAACACCAGTTATGTGGGCCGCATGGTGCTGACCAAAGCAGTACTGGATAAAGGGAGGAGAGATATCATCAACAATTACAAGTTCCCTGAAG gCACTGCAGAGGAACGCAGGGTTCTGGAAAAAGCAGAGGAATTTGGCTGTCAGCGGGAGAAGGCTGTTGTGTCTCAGGCAGATGTGGAGGTAGAGATTGTTACTCAGGAGGTGCAGCGGGGTGATGATTTTACCCTGGAGTTGCGATTTACCAATCGCAGCAGTCAGCAACGTGTATTGGACATTTACATCAGTGGTAATGTGGTCTACTATACAGGAGTGCCGAGTGCTGAGGTCATCTTCGAAACTCCAGTTGTAAAACTGGGGCCGCAGGAGA ATAAAACCGAAAAAGTTGTGGTGCGCGGTGAGGACTATCAGAGTAAACTGGTGGAACAGGGGAATCTGCACTTCATCGCTACTGGGAAAGTGCAGGAGACAGGGCGAATCATAACCGCCATGAGGGTTGTCAATGTGCACAATCCCAAACTTACTGTGCAG gtTACTGGTTCTGCCAAAGTGTCTGAAGAGATGTATGTGACAGTGGAGTTCACTAACCCCTTCAAATTCAGTTTGGAAaatgtgtatgtgcgtgtggaGGGCTCTGGCATCATGTCAATCAATACTAAACTGTACAG aaTAATTGGTCCAGGCAGCTCGATAAGTTGGACGGAGCGCTTCAGTCCTCGAAGGGCAGGAACCACCAAACTGATGGCCAGCCTGGACTGTGCTGCTCTCAGGCAGGTGTATGGGGAGGTGGAGGTCACCATCAAGCCATAA
- the LOC124388053 gene encoding protein mono-ADP-ribosyltransferase PARP14-like, producing the protein MMQQAHKECHVSETRYALVKEKYEQEIKSKFSIIQIGQEHPGCLVLKGPEEQINSAATKLQEMLNHIQEKRISLPHPLKAFLSSSGAIQVFQTRFRQNFCSEVLFDDTGSSFDLVLLSLSTGALQEAANAIQRDLCVETVLLEQAESVSPAIDNLKNALSPALQQANRGSSKVELSYKSGSLSDYGMKVELVGYSNEVNKLKNIIQEYKQNYMKYSDSVSLPSVELVDKFSELLSLLRVTATDVNLMPKSSPHACVQISGPRCKVADMKKKLQSSFCHLIMRKILVDGPGVLQFFQEEGLKTQALLQSSCQVLIFPQNNVQTSTATAGNTVFTSLPTLPTYVSPSVHPVALEIIFGGLENQQADILVAPMLNTNLKSTIVGKSLLDKGGQHFQSNFDAAKGRCRITPGDVLEVDGTPLGCDKVFFIECAPWTGNTHNSEKALRSGLKRALALCELHACNLVAFPVIGPGVALAVPIKNAADILTGEIRTFSLSQSTGSLRAIRIVIMPNYPDSEEIYWAVNTDLNAIMVDHTGQAAFQSLSSEIDDVTIPVSTCQLRIIFGDISNETTDVIVNTTDFTDLQTDVCNDILTIAGPQVRAAINRVQVNKGEICITQPGEFPCKVIMHVCGAKDLEVIKKLARDILLKCEQSGYGSVAIPAICAGKGGLNARLVAQAILQGVKDATIQANFNSVQRIHIVLMKIHVFLEFKAMAQQIFGQFNQQTAPLLYRPHRASTSSLSLSLSSLVQSLPDQHDSADFLVVGLTDDNVSKACRELPQAYKSHCSSHVVSQEELKHFSPAEVDNLINNVRRLGIQISQRGPDGLEVYGLTKGVNEFTQLIKGALLRQMREKEQDIVFSHVSWCILGLRGIWERLPKEAHHQLENNIVGGGILDAQAQKWTVNLTIMEAKAKGSNAVTKLKRLENLPDFNLPLYWDSMNAGDVKKVVKLHPSSAEYKKVKNDFKRTVAKAVVKIERIQNIHLRRAYEVRKKELQNKNGVIGAGEKVLYHGTTADACNSIMHSNFNRRFAGQNATMYGLGTYFALNASYSANPTYSVPATDGTQLMFVTLVLTGHCTQGQRDMIVPPPRSSHDPNDRFDSVVDNMQNPSMFVVFHDCQAYPDYLITFK; encoded by the exons ATGATGCAGCAAGCTCACAAAGAATGCCACGTGTCTGAGACACGTTATGCACTTGTGAAAGAAAAGTATGAGCAGGAGATAAAGTCAAAATTTTCAATAATTCAAATTGGACAGGAGCATCCTGGCTGTCTTGTCCTAAAGGGTCCGGAAGAACAAATCAATTCAGCAGCAACAAAGCTTCAAGAGATGCTTAATCATATTCAagagaaaagaatttcactgccGCATCctctcaaagcatttttgtcATCTAGTGGTGCTATTCAGGTCTTTCAGACACGGTTTCGGCAGAACTTCTGCAGTGAGGTTTTGTTTGATGACACAGGCTCCAGCTTTGATTTGGTTCTGCTGAGTTTGTCCACAGGAGCACTTCAGGAAGCAGCAAATGCAATACAGAGAGACCTGTGTGTGGAGACAGTGCTGCTGGAACAAGCTGAATCTGTGTCACCAGCAATAGATAATTTGAAGAATGCTTTGAGTCCTGCATTACAGCAGGCTAATCGAGGATCTTCTAAAGTGGAACTTAGCTACAAGTCAGGGTCACTGTCTGACTATGGAATGAAAGTGGAACTGGTGGGCTACAGCAATGAagtcaataaattaaaaaatattatacaggAGTATAAGCAAAACTACATGAAATACAGCGACTCTGTGTCTCTACCTTCAGTAGAACTGGTGGATAAATTTTCTGAACTTCTGTCACTGCTACGTGTGACAGCAACCGATGTAAATCTAATGCCAAAATCCTCCCCTCATGCATGTGTCCAAATCTCAGGACCTCGGTGTAAAGTAGCTGACATGAAGAAGAAACTGCAGTCATCATTTTGCCATCTAATTATGAGAAAAATTTTAGTGGATGGTCCTGGAGTCCTGCAGTTCTTTCAAGAGGAAGGTTTAAAAACACAAGCATTATTGCAGAGTTCATGTCAAGTTCTGATATTCCCTCAAAACAATGTCCAAACCAGTACTGCAACAGCTGGAAACACAGTCTTTACCAGTCTCCCTACTTTACCTACTTATGTGTCACCTTCCGTTCACCCTGTGGCCCTGGAAATTATATTTGGAGGTCTTGAAAATCAGCAG GCTGATATACTTGTTGCCCCCATGTTGAATACAAACCTGAAATCAACTATTGTTGGGAAATCCTTGCTAGATAAAGGTGGTCAGCACTTTCAGAGTAATTTTGATGCTGCCAAAGGAAGATGTAGAATTACACCTGGAGATGTGTTGGAGGTTGACGGGACTCCATTAGGGTGTGACAAGGTTTTCTTTATTGAGTGTGCACCTTGGActggaaacacacacaatagtgAAAAG gcCTTACGCAGTGGACTTAAACGAGCTCTGGCACTTTGTGAACTGCATGCATGCAACTTAGTCGCTTTTCCAGTAATTGGACCAGGAGTGGCACTGGCTGTACCTATTAAAAATGCAGCTGACATTCTCACAGGAGAGATTAGGACATTTAGCCTTTCACAATCCACTGGTTCTCTAAGGGCCATAAGAATTGTAATAATGCCTAACTACCCAGATTCTGAAGAG ATCTACTGGGCAGTCAATACTGACTTAAATGCAATAATGGTGGATCACACAGGACAGG CCGCCTTTCAGTCTCTAAGCTCTGAAATTGACGATGTCACCATCCCAGTGTCCACATGTCAGCTTCGTATCATATTTGGAGACATCAGCAATGAGACTACTGATGTCATCGTAAACACCACAGATTTTACTGACTTACAGacag ATGTCTGCAATGACATTCTGACTATTGCTGGACCACAAGTCAGGGCTGCAATAAACAGAG TGCAGGTAAACAAAGGAGAAATCTGTATCACTCAGCCTGGAGAATTCCCCTGCAAAGTGATTATGCATGTGTGTGGAGCAAAGGATTTAGAAGTTATTAAAAAACTGGCACGAGACATCCTTCTTAAATGTGAACAAAGTGGCTACGGATCAGTGGCCATTCCTGCTATTTGTGCTG GTAAAGGAGGATTGAATGCCCGTCTGGTTGCCCAGGCTATTCTGCAGGGTGTGAAAGATGCTACAATACAAGCTAACTTCAATAGTGTTCAAAGAATTCACATTGTTCTGATGAAAATCCATGTTTTTCTGGAGTTCAAAGCAATGGCACAGCAGATCTTTGGCCAATTTAACCAGCAGACAG CACCTTTGCTGTACAGACCTCACAGAGCATCTACATCTTCTTTGAGCCTAAGTTTAAGCTCTCTTGTTCAATCTCTTCCAgaccagcatgacagtgctgaCTTTCTTGTAGTGGGTTTAACTGATGATAATGTCTCAAAGGCCTGTCGAGAGCTTCCTCAAGCATATAAAAGCCATTGCTCTTCTCATGTTGTTTCACAAGAGGAACTTAAACACTTCAGTCCAGCTGAGGTGGATAATCTTATCAATAATGTGAGACGTCTGGGTATTCAGATAAGCCAACGGGGCCCTGATGGGTTGGAAGTTTATGGACTGACAAAAGGGGTAAATGAATTCACACAACTGATAAAAGGAGCTCTTCTCAGGCAG atgagagagaaagagcaggaCATAGTTTTTTCACATGTCAGCTGGTGTATTTTGGGATTAAGAGGAATCTGGGAAAGGTTGCCGAAAGAGGCTCATCATCAGCTGGAAAACAATATTGTTGGTGGAGGGATACTGGATGCACAAGCACAAAAATGGACAGTAAATCTTACAATCATGGAGGCAAAAGCAAAGGGGTCAAATGCTGTGACAAAACTCAAACGATTGGAGAACTTGCCAG ATTTCAATCTTCCACTTTACTGGGACAGTATGAATGCAGGGGATGTTAAAAAGGTGGTTAAACTGCACCCCAGCTCTGCTGAGtacaaaaaagtgaaaaatgacTTCAAGAGAACAGTTGCAAAAGCAGTTGTCAAG atcgAGCGCATTCAAAATATTCACCTTCGTCGGGCATATGAAGTTCGTAAGAAAGAGTTGCAGAATAAGAACGGGGTCATTGGGGCAGGAGAGAAAGTGCTATATCACGGGACCACAGCTGATGCCTGTAATTCTATAATGCACAGTAACTTTAACCGCAGATTTGCCGGACAGAACG CAACAATGTATGGACTCGGGACATACTTTGCTTTAAATGCCAGTTATTCGGCCAATCCCACATACTCTGTACCTGCAACAGATGGGACCCAGCTCATGTTTGTGACACTTGTCCTAACTGGTCATTGCACACAGGGACAACGTGACATGATTGTTCCGCCTCCTCGCTCATCACATGATCCTAATGACAGATTTGACAGTGTGGTCGACAACATGCAGAATCCCAGCATGTTCGTGGTGTTTCATGACTGCCAGGCTTACCCAGACTACCTCATCACATTTAAATGA